DNA sequence from the Dermatophagoides farinae isolate YC_2012a chromosome 10, ASM2471394v1, whole genome shotgun sequence genome:
ttGACCAGTTGCTACCAGTTTCGATAAATGCATGAAATGCACTGTCCTATCGATTACAATAAAaccaatcgattgatcacaCAATGATTTAAGAAGATTGATTTAACCACCACCTGTCGATAAACATGTTTTGTTGTGGAGAGAGGCGATAATCGGAATGTTGTTATCAAATATAGAATGAATTACAATACACATCAAGgttatttttattgctttgattggataaatttttttcccatttctatccaatgttgttgatgaacaaaaaaaaaaatttcactttcACAAATATTCTTGCCACATCtgtgttgatcatcataactAAAATTATACGATATCATTGGATATCATTGCATCAAAATATGTTGCCAGAATTAGGTTATCCATTCTTCTTCATCGTATACGGCCTTCAATAATATTCGGTCATCAACAGCGGAAAATAACACAATTGGCAGACATACACAtgaattcatgaattttcCAGTTTTATTATGGTCTTAAATCTGTAACATTTGACCATGAAGTTTGAGATGGAAATTATTccgaaaaaacaacaaagcaGTCTTTTCATCAGAtgagacagagagagagagagagatgctttgtgaacaaaatgatgatccaacagctttgattataaattgaaatcgaacgtttgtgtttatttttaaccttttttttctttattcagaACAGTTACATTTCGATTCGGTGTTGTctgtcaatcaatcaatttttctgttttcatcatgatcatgaatcgtttcgtttgttgattttaattttattattaataccatctttattatttggtTGCCTTGAAACACGATTTGCCATTCGTTCTTGTTTATATTGTTGCccaattcatttgttctCTCTTTTGATCTTTATCGGCCAGGAAAGAATAATGAGCGAATTGTGGATTCAATGTTTTACTTGTGGTATAGTTGCCAATAATCGACCACAAACAACGgtatgtaaatttttttttcctgttttcttgtttttctaATCGAAATTTTCCCCACTTTTTCTATGTCAATAACTGTATTTTGGGTCATATAGCGACGACGAATTGATCGTTCGATGATTGGAAATCCCACCAATTTCCGGCATACGGCTCATGTTGGCGGCTCTGGTGACATGTCCAATCATGTAAGTCATCATTGTTTATCTTTTCATCTTTAaatgacatgatgatgatggtattagtttttcttttggcatttaatttcgaatgtttttttattttcattccaatTCTAGATTCGAACaatacaaaatcaaatggcTTCCAAAGGTGGCTATGATTATGCAATGCCTGTCAAAGTATCGATACCAGTTGTTGATgtcaaaaattgatgacaTCATATATAAACATGATGtctcatcaatcattatcagtGATCGATTATAATTTGTTAATTAAGAAACTTTTAATTCGTGACACATCGAAATCGAATGTGTTCGATTTCGTTTTtgcaatatattttttttgttgttgctgttgatctCTTTACGGTTATCATCTTCTCATCATTTGACAATGTgtgtaaatttattttcttttgacCCAAACAACCAAATGTTCCAATTTATGATTTCGTGTGTgggaataataatttatattcattaattcattcaggatttggatttaaaattttttttttcatttcatttcattcatcaattcacTTGTGATATACACTTATtatattttatgatgattatgtggATTTctgttttaaaaataaactaccccaaaaaactttgaatatAGCACACATGTGtattatacaaaaaaaaatgaaaaaaaatttttgttgttgatttttcaaatgacactaaaacatatgaaaaagtaaaattttaaacaaatGGATTGACAAACCATTTCCTTggattaatcatcatcttcatcacttTCGAAGacaatttttcgtttttcagccgattttttcttttcaaaaatatcctaatagaatgatgattgttgaaaattaaaagatTAATTGAGTAATTAGATTATCACATTACTTACCAAATCACTATCATCGTTTTCactttcttcttcttcatcgcTAAATTGAGTATTCGGATAATTAGGTCCACGTTTATATTGATTCTTAATTTTGGCTATGGAAAtactttcatcatcttcatcatcatgatcgagATATGGATTGGATAAGCCACGAGTGTAGGTTCGATCTTTAACTCGTTTCGTTTTATTCTCCTTTCGTATTGAAGCTTTCAATTTGACCTCttcttttttgatcatttccGAACGATGAGCTTCTGGATCTTTCCCAACATTGGGTAGGACACAAATCTTTTGCGTTTTCTGACTACGATCAGCCAATGACATTGTAAGTTTTCGATGAGTGACACTTTCGGTTGAGAATGGTCGAAAGGTTAGTTTGGTTTTAAATACTGATTGTCCTTGCAACCCTGTGCCTTGCCGAATGTaaagatgattattttctCCGGGCAACAAGTTCAATGTTTGAATATCGAATATTTCATCACCCAAATGTAATGACATACTACCATCCGACCATTGAACAACACGGGCATTACTTTCTCGGCTCTGCATttggcaatcatcatcggtaaCATTACGCCAACGGATCGTATTCTCAACCTTCAACTTGAGTCTCGCTCtgccttcatcatcatgaacttCATCCTCATCGATTTCATCTTCATACCATTGAGGATCGTATGGATGTGTATCGATACTCAAAAAATTGGGCAACTTTACGAAATGTATACTATCGCCAAGATTGGCAGTGATTCGGGGAATTTCAACTTCGATACGAGTCTCCGGTATCGGTACATCTTGCTCTTCATCCATACTATTATTTgctctttcatcatcatcgccatggccaaatatttcattgatgTTTGTATCGATTTCAGATTGATATCGATTCTGTTCATTACCTTCGTCGTCTTCATCGTCATCTAAATTGGATTTTTCGtcctgtttgtttgtgcTGACACGATCCGTTTGTTGATCATCGTCTTCATCGCTCAATTCACCGAAAAGATCTTCAGTATTCGGTTTATTTATCTTTGCATCgtcatcaccaccactatcACCATCAGACGAAGAATCGATCACGgactttctttttttcgtaactt
Encoded proteins:
- the Spec2 gene encoding CDC42 small effector protein Spec2, giving the protein MSELWIQCFTCGIVANNRPQTTRRRIDRSMIGNPTNFRHTAHVGGSGDMSNHIRTIQNQMASKGGYDYAMPVKVSIPVVDVKN
- the Atu gene encoding another transcription unit, with product MSDYRNYSSDDGSCDDIGLPKTPGAPLNANHSDSEKDEESNHSNQNDDSDVASNSGQSDDEEVNRSDEPNDDESNAENYSSDKKSISSRDESEAEQKSSESDSDNDEKSPIDNKRDKVSEDDDDDDGHSNESSGRRKRRSSSSEESDQEEEEQTNKVTKKRKSVIDSSSDGDSGGDDDAKINKPNTEDLFGELSDEDDDQQTDRVSTNKQDEKSNLDDDEDDEGNEQNRYQSEIDTNINEIFGHGDDDERANNSMDEEQDVPIPETRIEVEIPRITANLGDSIHFVKLPNFLSIDTHPYDPQWYEDEIDEDEVHDDEGRARLKLKVENTIRWRNVTDDDCQMQSRESNARVVQWSDGSMSLHLGDEIFDIQTLNLLPGENNHLYIRQGTGLQGQSVFKTKLTFRPFSTESVTHRKLTMSLADRSQKTQKICVLPNVGKDPEAHRSEMIKKEEVKLKASIRKENKTKRVKDRTYTRGLSNPYLDHDDEDDESISIAKIKNQYKRGPNYPNTQFSDEEEESENDDSDLDIFEKKKSAEKRKIVFESDEDDD